The Scylla paramamosain isolate STU-SP2022 chromosome 47, ASM3559412v1, whole genome shotgun sequence DNA window AGGAGTACAACCTGGTGCTGGAGGATGAGATCGAGTTTATCAAGTCACTGCCGCTCAAGGGAACCCGCAAGAAgaccaaaaagaagaagaagaagaaggaagaggactcCGACTCCAGTTCATCCTCAGATGatggggatgaggaagaggaggggggagaggaggaggaggaggaggaggaggaggaggatatgatgAAAGCTCCAGACAACACAAAGATGAGCATTCAGGAGGTGAGACGCAGCCTTCCTGTGTTCCCGTTCCGAGACTCCCTGCTGGGCGCCATCCGGGACCACCAGGTGCTCATCGTGGAGGGGGAGACCGGCTCCGGCAAGACCACGCAAATCCCTCAGTACCTGTACGAGGCCGGCTACTGCGACGACGGCAAGAAGGTCGGGTGCACGCAGCCGCGGCGCGTGGCAGCCATGAGTGTGGCGTCCCGTGTGGCACAGGAGATGGACAAGAAGTTGGGCAATGAGGTGGGCTACAGCATCAGGTTTGAGGACTGCACCAGTGAGCGGACGCGCATCAAGTACATGACGGACGGCATGCTGATGAGAGAGTTCCTGGTGGACCCGAGTCTGGAGGGCTACAGCGTCATCATCGTGGACGAGGCACATGAGCGCACGCTGCACACTGACATCCTGTTCGGCCTGCTCAAGGACGTGGCGCGCTTCAGGCCGGACCTCAAGCTGCTTGTGTCCAGTGCCACTCTCGACTCGGAAAAGTTCTCTGATTTCTTCGACGAGGCGCCGGTATTCCGCATTCCTGGTCGGCGCTACCCGGTGCACATCTACTACACGCGCAGCCCCGAGGCAAACTACATCGAGGCGGCAGCCGTGACGGTGTTGCAGATCCACATCACGCAGCGCCTTGGTGACGTGCTGGTGTTCCTCACCGGCCAGGAGGAGATCGAGGCGTGCCAGGAGATCCTGACGGAGCGTGTCAAGGCACTGGGCAGCAGGATCCGGGAGCTCATCGTGTTGCCCATCTATGCCAACCTGCCCTCTGAGATGCAGGCCAAGATCTTTGAGGCCACGCCACCAGGGGCCAGGAAGGTGGTGCTGGCCACCAACATTGCTGAGACCTCCCTCACCATCGATGGCATCGTGTACGTCATTGACCCGGGCTATGCCAAGCAGAACTATTTCAACGCCCGCAGCGGCATGGAATCCCTGGTTGTGGTGCCCATCTCCCGCGCCTCTGCTAACCAGCGGGCGGGCCGTGCCGGCCGGGTGGGGCCGGGCAAGTGCTTCCGCCTGTACACCAAGTGGGCCTTTgagaatgagatggaggaaaacaCGGTGCCAGAGATCCAGCGCGTCAACCTGGGCAACGTGGTGCTGCAGCTCAAGTCCCTTGGCATCGGCGACCTCATCAACTTTGACTACCTGGACCCGCCGCCAGCCGAGACACTGATCCTGGCCATGGAGCAGCTGTATGCCCTCAAGGCACTCAACCACAAGGGGGAGCTCACCCTGACGGGCCGCAAGATGGCCGAGCTGCCGGTTGACCCCATGATGGCCCGCATGATCCTGGCTGCTGGGGAGTTTggcgtggtggaggaggtgctcACCGTGGCTGCCATGCTGTCCGTCAACGGCGCCATCTTCTACCGGCCCAAGGACAAGGCCATCCATGCTGACACGGCCCGCAAGAACTTCTTCCACCCAGACGGGGACCACCTCACCCTGATGAATGTGTACAGCGAGTGGGCGGGCACAGAGTACTCCTCCCAGTGGTGCTACGAGGTGTTCGTGCAGCACCGCTCCATGAAGCGCGCCAGAGACATACGGGACCAGCTGGCCGGCCTCATGGAGCGTGTCGAGATCCAGCTCACCTCCAACCCCGCCGACTCCATGGCCATCAGGAAGGCTGTCACCGCTGGCTACTTCTACCACGTGGCGCGCTTCAGCAAGGGTGGCATGTACAAGACGGCCAAGAAGGGCCAGACCGTCATGATGCACCCGCAGTCCTGCCTGGCAGAGGACCTGCCACGCTGGGTGGTGTACCACGAGCTGGTGCTCACCACCAAGGAGTACATGAGGAACGTGGTGGTGATCGACGGCAAGTGGCTGCTGGAGGTGGCGCCGCACTACTACCGGGACAGTGAGGTGCAGGACACCACCTCCAAGAAGATGCCCAAGG harbors:
- the LOC135094971 gene encoding pre-mRNA-splicing factor ATP-dependent RNA helicase DHX16-like, with the protein product MGDTALKSWVGQQLHRVMGMSDATLAEYLIELSRRRASPALVLAELREEVPVDGKIEAFVEELFRRVNDVGGSSSSKGGTSQRREAGRGEQRKRKAEDSSDSEGEGPQLLSLPGRMKEELTEEQQRVMDLAERDEYAKRLRERDEARTKNVAEKGDQKAFEEAARRLQLEKEDRTKALPKLRVESRRKYLVKRKDDKIRELEADIQDDEYLFEDKDLTEKERKEREYRRTVLQLAKDYEKVRDAENVQRYVMPEEGASVDDSYVEVDEREKKRGYEQRKWEEDQMRGTALSFGARDKAQHRHDKEYNLVLEDEIEFIKSLPLKGTRKKTKKKKKKKEEDSDSSSSSDDGDEEEEGGEEEEEEEEEEDMMKAPDNTKMSIQEVRRSLPVFPFRDSLLGAIRDHQVLIVEGETGSGKTTQIPQYLYEAGYCDDGKKVGCTQPRRVAAMSVASRVAQEMDKKLGNEVGYSIRFEDCTSERTRIKYMTDGMLMREFLVDPSLEGYSVIIVDEAHERTLHTDILFGLLKDVARFRPDLKLLVSSATLDSEKFSDFFDEAPVFRIPGRRYPVHIYYTRSPEANYIEAAAVTVLQIHITQRLGDVLVFLTGQEEIEACQEILTERVKALGSRIRELIVLPIYANLPSEMQAKIFEATPPGARKVVLATNIAETSLTIDGIVYVIDPGYAKQNYFNARSGMESLVVVPISRASANQRAGRAGRVGPGKCFRLYTKWAFENEMEENTVPEIQRVNLGNVVLQLKSLGIGDLINFDYLDPPPAETLILAMEQLYALKALNHKGELTLTGRKMAELPVDPMMARMILAAGEFGVVEEVLTVAAMLSVNGAIFYRPKDKAIHADTARKNFFHPDGDHLTLMNVYSEWAGTEYSSQWCYEVFVQHRSMKRARDIRDQLAGLMERVEIQLTSNPADSMAIRKAVTAGYFYHVARFSKGGMYKTAKKGQTVMMHPQSCLAEDLPRWVVYHELVLTTKEYMRNVVVIDGKWLLEVAPHYYRDSEVQDTTSKKMPKVKGKAKEELTKEYADPVP